From Panicum hallii strain FIL2 chromosome 2, PHallii_v3.1, whole genome shotgun sequence, a single genomic window includes:
- the LOC112880606 gene encoding uncharacterized protein LOC112880606 isoform X2 yields MNGDSKVRASHSTYSVLSNSNIRTVQPRAHYDIISRRSRSPRLGRYVDNEASYRSNVNNGQNPDGISRSEPEFANYQEYENPALSIEGNIVIGECHDAMQSSAEVKCPLCRGSVSGWIPAGDVRQYLDRKLRTCSHDSCKFVGTYEQLREHARNTHLLTKPAHVDLSRKRTWDRIEREQEIGDVISAIRSQIPGAIIVGDYVIETRDDMSPDIDSGDESSEEWWSDRGDVESPGSRLDSPSVWPNDTLGSPSIWQDERRNLPRHLPRNNRVSPRLSFSNRRSFHSDWQGIRQPRTQSLLRRGFSNSHPGHGSNYRGYRRTLLDRSYTGTREPGRSIDPSMEPRRRQRLRYTHRSHY; encoded by the coding sequence ATGAATGGTGATAGTAAGGTCCGTGCTTCACACTCAACCTATTCGGTGCTTTCAAACTCCAATATCAGAACTGTCCAACCAAGAGCTCACTATGATATCATTTCCAGACGTTCAAGAAGCCCAAGACTCGGAAGATATGTTGATAATGAAGCGTCTTATCGTTCCAATGTAAACAATGGTCAAAATCCAGATGGAATATCTAGATCTGAGCCTGAGTTTGCTAACTATCAAGAATATGAAAACCCAGCCTTATCTATAGAAGGAAACATTGTAATAGGGGAATGTCATGATGCTATGCAAAGTTCTGCTGAAGTGAAATGTCCTCTCTGTAGAGGGTCTGTATCTGGCTGGATCCCTGCTGGTGATGTGAGACAGTATCTGGACAGGAAGTTGAGAACTTGCTCCCATGATTCTTGCAAATTTGTTGGAACCTATGAGCAGCTGCGCGAACATGCTAGGAATACTCACTTGCTTACAAAGCCTGCCCATGTAGATCTGTCAAGGAAGAGAACTTGGGATCGCATTGAGCGTGAGCAGGAGATTGGTGACGTCATTAGCGCAATCAGGTCCCAGATACCTGGGGCAATAATAGTTGGTGATTATGTTATTGAGACTAGAGATGACATGTCCCCAGACATAGACTCTGGTGATGAAAGTAGTGAAGAGTGGTGGTCAGATAGAGGTGATGTTGAATCACCAGGTAGCAGACTTGATTCCCCAAGTGTGTGGCCAAATGATACGCTAGGATCACCTAGCATTTGGCAAGATGAAAGACGTAATTTGCCAAGGCATCTGCCACGGAACAACAGAGTTTCACCCAGGCTTTCATTCAGCAACAGGCGTAGCTTCCATTCAGATTGGCAGGGGATTCGACAACCAAGGACACAGAGTCTGCTGCGACGGGGTTTCTCAAATAGCCACCCTGGACATGGCAGCAATTATCGTGGCTATCGTCGCACGCTCCTGGATCGGTCATATACTGGAACCCGAGAACCAGGCAGGAGCATAGATCCATCGATGGAGCCAAGAAGGCGGCAGCGGCTACGGTACACGCACAGAAGCCACTACTGA
- the LOC112880606 gene encoding uncharacterized protein LOC112880606 isoform X1, translated as MTSKKSNRSTVTSCTALHMEWDRISCPICMEQPHNAVLLICSSYKNGCRCYICNTSHRHSNCLDRFRKMNGDSKVRASHSTYSVLSNSNIRTVQPRAHYDIISRRSRSPRLGRYVDNEASYRSNVNNGQNPDGISRSEPEFANYQEYENPALSIEGNIVIGECHDAMQSSAEVKCPLCRGSVSGWIPAGDVRQYLDRKLRTCSHDSCKFVGTYEQLREHARNTHLLTKPAHVDLSRKRTWDRIEREQEIGDVISAIRSQIPGAIIVGDYVIETRDDMSPDIDSGDESSEEWWSDRGDVESPGSRLDSPSVWPNDTLGSPSIWQDERRNLPRHLPRNNRVSPRLSFSNRRSFHSDWQGIRQPRTQSLLRRGFSNSHPGHGSNYRGYRRTLLDRSYTGTREPGRSIDPSMEPRRRQRLRYTHRSHY; from the coding sequence ATGACAAGTAAGAAAAGTAACAGATCTACAGTCACATCATGCACTGCTCTGCATATGGAATGGGACAGGATTTCTTGCCCTATTTGTATGGAGCAACCCCACAATGCTGTTTTACTTATATGCAGTTCATACAAGAATGGCTGCAGATGTTACATTTGTAACACAAGCCATCGACACTCTAATTGCCTTGACCGGTTCAGAAAAATGAATGGTGATAGTAAGGTCCGTGCTTCACACTCAACCTATTCGGTGCTTTCAAACTCCAATATCAGAACTGTCCAACCAAGAGCTCACTATGATATCATTTCCAGACGTTCAAGAAGCCCAAGACTCGGAAGATATGTTGATAATGAAGCGTCTTATCGTTCCAATGTAAACAATGGTCAAAATCCAGATGGAATATCTAGATCTGAGCCTGAGTTTGCTAACTATCAAGAATATGAAAACCCAGCCTTATCTATAGAAGGAAACATTGTAATAGGGGAATGTCATGATGCTATGCAAAGTTCTGCTGAAGTGAAATGTCCTCTCTGTAGAGGGTCTGTATCTGGCTGGATCCCTGCTGGTGATGTGAGACAGTATCTGGACAGGAAGTTGAGAACTTGCTCCCATGATTCTTGCAAATTTGTTGGAACCTATGAGCAGCTGCGCGAACATGCTAGGAATACTCACTTGCTTACAAAGCCTGCCCATGTAGATCTGTCAAGGAAGAGAACTTGGGATCGCATTGAGCGTGAGCAGGAGATTGGTGACGTCATTAGCGCAATCAGGTCCCAGATACCTGGGGCAATAATAGTTGGTGATTATGTTATTGAGACTAGAGATGACATGTCCCCAGACATAGACTCTGGTGATGAAAGTAGTGAAGAGTGGTGGTCAGATAGAGGTGATGTTGAATCACCAGGTAGCAGACTTGATTCCCCAAGTGTGTGGCCAAATGATACGCTAGGATCACCTAGCATTTGGCAAGATGAAAGACGTAATTTGCCAAGGCATCTGCCACGGAACAACAGAGTTTCACCCAGGCTTTCATTCAGCAACAGGCGTAGCTTCCATTCAGATTGGCAGGGGATTCGACAACCAAGGACACAGAGTCTGCTGCGACGGGGTTTCTCAAATAGCCACCCTGGACATGGCAGCAATTATCGTGGCTATCGTCGCACGCTCCTGGATCGGTCATATACTGGAACCCGAGAACCAGGCAGGAGCATAGATCCATCGATGGAGCCAAGAAGGCGGCAGCGGCTACGGTACACGCACAGAAGCCACTACTGA
- the LOC112880852 gene encoding homeobox-leucine zipper protein ROC6-like, with translation MGKGGQQANKNGHLDLNEPIPQLWNNDEDAIDDILGDEDPAHTDPEDEDYFPNRRSKPSKKRVKRHTPQQIQELMAAYEQCTHPDPEAMQALGTMIGLAPKLVKFWFQNRRSQVKVKDQQEQNQQFQQANASLKAENRSLRKAILTQTCVTCCGKTLPFNPLLEKQQLLTKNARLKDEFLRAFAIHSKIIRDSAFTQPAPWISSSSSSEADREALLRHAETSMEQFLVLATKGEPMWLPAADGGEMLNHVEYRAKFSPALFRLRPEGFAVEATRDTAMVWGSAAELVVIFMDMARWSETFPGVVASVVAGDVVSTGSFADGQIQLMNAEMWVQSPRVPNRTVNILRYSKLVAERQWAVMDVSVDGIFGQEVLPAYLPARYMGCRLLPSGCLLEDMSNGYCKVTWIVHAEYDETTMPTVFKPLFLNGKALGACRWLTSLQRQREYATALHSSLYPGNNNTAAEAAGMLKLAQQMMASFYATVSGPIAQSQATISINDWFGSIGTGVERFDVAVRMVTWEKAGSSVAGEPASWFLSATTTLWLPGTPPERVFDYLRNEQRRGEWDFVHTNGAVVEEMSSVSMGYLAGNVTSILSSNKTDGTNDRTLILQEARTDASGSLVVYTPIGEEAMDAAMGGGDGASDFPTPSGFAILPDGRGKACHAPSPAPSTSSSAPVLRNDTGGSLVTMAYQVLLPGPLPDTAAGAFDDVGKLMCHVMEKIKNAVEAEIVLPA, from the exons ATGGGGAAAGGGGGTCAGCAAGCCAACAAGAACGGACATCTGGACCTCAATGAGCCCATCCCGCAGCTATGGAACAACGATGAGGATGCAATTGATGACATCTTGGGAGACGAGGACCCTGCCCACACTGATCCTGAAGACGAGGACTACTTTCCTAATAGGCGCAGCAAGCCGTCAAAAAAGCGTGTGAAGCGCCACACACCACAGCAGATTCAAGAACTCATGGC TGCGTATGAGCAGTGTACTCACCCGGATCCCGAGGCAATGCAGGCACTTGGCACAATGATTGGTTTGGCGCCAAAACTGGTGAAGTTCTGGTTCCAAAACAGACGCTCCCAAGTGAAGGTA AAGGACCAGCAGGAGCAAAACCAACAGTTTCAGCAAGCGAACGCTTCATTGAAGGCAGAAAACCGGTCACTCCGTAAGGCTATACTGACGCAGACATGTGTCACATGTTGTGGCAAGACTCTGCCCTTCAATCCATTATTGGAGAAGCAGCAGTTGCTCACCAAGAACGCAAGGCTCAAGGATGAATTCCTGCGTGCTTTTGCCATCCACAGCAAGATCATCCGTGATTCCGCTTTCACCCAACCTGCGCCGtggatcagcagcagcagcagcagcgaagCTGATCGTGAAGCGCTTCTCCGCCACGCGGAGACATCCATGGAGCAGTTCCTGGTGCTCGCAACCAAGGGTGAGCCGATGTGGCTTCCTGCAGCAGACGGCGGCGAGATGCTGAATCATGTGGAGTATCGTGCCAAATTTTCCCCGGCCTTGTTCAGGCTCCGTCCCGAGGGGTTCGCCGTGGAGGCCACCAGGGACACCGCCATGGTTTGGGGCAGCGCTGCTGAGCTCGTCGTCATCTTCATGGACATG GCTCGCTGGTCCGAGACGTTCCCTGGGGTTGTGGCAAGTGTGGTAGCCGGTGATGTTGTATCCACCGGTAGTTTCGCTGATGGGCAGATTCAGCTG ATGAATGCCGAGATGTGGGTGCAGTCGCCACGCGTGCCGAACCGCACCGTGAACATTTTGAGGTACAGCAAACTGGTTGCTGAGAGGCAGTGGGCTGTGATGGACGTTTCTGTTGATGGCATCTTTGGACAAGAAGTTTTGCCGGCTTATTTGCCGGCTAGGTACATGGGCTGCAGGCTGCTGCCGTCCGGCTGCCTCCTTGAGGACATGAGCAATGGCTACTGCAAG GTCACATGGATTGTTCATGCCGAGTACGACGAGACCACCATGCCGACAGTGTTCAAACCATTGTTCCTCAACGGGAAAGCCCTGGGAGCGTGCCGCTGGCTCACTTCACTCCAGAGGCAGCGTGAATACGCCACTGCTTTGCACTCCAGCCTTTatccaggaaacaacaacacaG CAGCAGAAGCAGCTGGCATGCTAAAGCTGGCGCAGCAGATGATGGCGAGCTTCTACGCGACTGTCTCCGGGCCCATCGCTCAGAGTCAGGCAACGATCAGCATCAACGACTGGTTTGGCAGCATAGGCACCGGCGTTGAGAGGTTTGATGTAGCTGTGCGCATGGTGACCTGGGAGAAAGCTGGCAGCAGTGTGGCCGGAGAGCCGGCGAGCTGGTTCCTGAGTGCCACCACCACACTGTGGCTGCCCGGCACTCCGCCGGAGCGCGTGTTCGACTACCTCCGCAATGAGCAGCGCCGTGGCGAGTGGGATTTCGTCCACACCAATGGTGCCGTGGTGGAGGAGATGAGCTCTGTTTCCATGGGCTACCTCGCAGGAAATGTCACCTCCATCCTCTCCTCCAAT AAGACTGATGGAACCAACGACAGGACGCTGATCCTGCAGGAGGCGCGCACCGACGCGTCGGGCTCCCTGGTGGTGTACACTCCTATTGGGGAGGAGGCCATGGATGCTGCcatgggcggcggcgacggcgcctcCGACTTCCCCACGCCATCTGGATTCGCCATCCTCCCGGACGGCCGCGGCAAGGCTTGCCACGCTCCGAGCCCTGCTCCGAGCACCTCCTCCAGTGCTCCCGTGCTCCGCAACGACACCGGGGGGTCTCTAGTGACCATGGCCTACCAGGTGCTGCTGCCCGGCCCCCTGCCGGACACCGCAGCAGGGGCCTTTGATGACGTCGGGAAGCTGATGTGCCATGTGATGGAGAAGATCAAGAACGCCGTCGAGGCCGAGATCGTCCTCCCAGCTTGA
- the LOC112880606 gene encoding uncharacterized protein LOC112880606 isoform X3 has protein sequence MVIVRRSRSPRLGRYVDNEASYRSNVNNGQNPDGISRSEPEFANYQEYENPALSIEGNIVIGECHDAMQSSAEVKCPLCRGSVSGWIPAGDVRQYLDRKLRTCSHDSCKFVGTYEQLREHARNTHLLTKPAHVDLSRKRTWDRIEREQEIGDVISAIRSQIPGAIIVGDYVIETRDDMSPDIDSGDESSEEWWSDRGDVESPGSRLDSPSVWPNDTLGSPSIWQDERRNLPRHLPRNNRVSPRLSFSNRRSFHSDWQGIRQPRTQSLLRRGFSNSHPGHGSNYRGYRRTLLDRSYTGTREPGRSIDPSMEPRRRQRLRYTHRSHY, from the exons ATGGTGATAGTAAG ACGTTCAAGAAGCCCAAGACTCGGAAGATATGTTGATAATGAAGCGTCTTATCGTTCCAATGTAAACAATGGTCAAAATCCAGATGGAATATCTAGATCTGAGCCTGAGTTTGCTAACTATCAAGAATATGAAAACCCAGCCTTATCTATAGAAGGAAACATTGTAATAGGGGAATGTCATGATGCTATGCAAAGTTCTGCTGAAGTGAAATGTCCTCTCTGTAGAGGGTCTGTATCTGGCTGGATCCCTGCTGGTGATGTGAGACAGTATCTGGACAGGAAGTTGAGAACTTGCTCCCATGATTCTTGCAAATTTGTTGGAACCTATGAGCAGCTGCGCGAACATGCTAGGAATACTCACTTGCTTACAAAGCCTGCCCATGTAGATCTGTCAAGGAAGAGAACTTGGGATCGCATTGAGCGTGAGCAGGAGATTGGTGACGTCATTAGCGCAATCAGGTCCCAGATACCTGGGGCAATAATAGTTGGTGATTATGTTATTGAGACTAGAGATGACATGTCCCCAGACATAGACTCTGGTGATGAAAGTAGTGAAGAGTGGTGGTCAGATAGAGGTGATGTTGAATCACCAGGTAGCAGACTTGATTCCCCAAGTGTGTGGCCAAATGATACGCTAGGATCACCTAGCATTTGGCAAGATGAAAGACGTAATTTGCCAAGGCATCTGCCACGGAACAACAGAGTTTCACCCAGGCTTTCATTCAGCAACAGGCGTAGCTTCCATTCAGATTGGCAGGGGATTCGACAACCAAGGACACAGAGTCTGCTGCGACGGGGTTTCTCAAATAGCCACCCTGGACATGGCAGCAATTATCGTGGCTATCGTCGCACGCTCCTGGATCGGTCATATACTGGAACCCGAGAACCAGGCAGGAGCATAGATCCATCGATGGAGCCAAGAAGGCGGCAGCGGCTACGGTACACGCACAGAAGCCACTACTGA